The Primulina huaijiensis isolate GDHJ02 chromosome 6, ASM1229523v2, whole genome shotgun sequence genomic sequence ttatgtataataattACTCTTACATATATTAAATGATAGAAAATGATGAATAAGAATGAATTCAAATCCTTTTTATGTGAACCAAATTAGTCTTCCATATATAGTTacataaaatgatttataagattttacaattttacttatgctttttaaatatttttttggctcaaaaaataatttttttttataatattataattattttcatgttttatgcCCTGTCAAATTTACTTTGATGAATATTTGTAGCTACTTTTTCAATGACGTGATTTATATATAGANGTGAAGTTTGATGAATCTATTGCTGAGTTAAGGGAAGAAGTAAGGAAAATGGTGATGGCCAAAGAAAGCAAAACGACAGATAAAATAGTGTTAATCGACAACATCCAACGTTTGGGATTATCCTATCATTTTGAGAAAGAGATCGAGGAACAACTGGAACAGATTTTCCATGAATATTCTGGTTCAAATTTTAAAGCAATGGAGAGCTATGACATATTCAATACAGCACTGTTGTTTCGGTTGTTTAGGCAACATGGACACAACATTCCTTGTGGTATACTCTTTATCTATTAACTCTTCCACCTATATTAGTCATCAAGCCATGTGATTTAACTCACAGTAAAAGTATTTTCGTTATAGAAATTTTTTGACAGAAGATAAGTTAATGCATCTCAGGCGTTTTCGACAAGTTCAAGGACACGGACAATAAATTCTTGACTTCTTTGGAAAGTGACATAAAGGGTTTATTAAGCTTTTATGAAGCGACGGATGTGAGAATTCAAGGGGAGAATGTGTTAGAAGAGGCAGTTGCTTTCACAACCTCTTATTTGAACAATCTTACATCACAAGCCGATTTTTCCGTGAGAGAGAAAGTTTCACAAACCTTGGAGAAATCCATTCATTGCGGAGTTCCAATAGTAGTGGCGCGATATTACATCCCAATATATGAAAAGGAGGAATCGAATGACAAACTACTTGTTAGACTGGCCAAATTAAATTTCAGATATCTGCAGAATTTGTATCAGAAAGAGCTATCTCATCTCATAACGTACGTAAACtattacatattttaaatattttatcgttAGAATAAATTTTGTTTGACATGCGAATGCATGTTTCTTTTCATGTACAACTGTTGGATATTAAAAAAGCAGAGACCTAAAAACAAACAGAAGAATAAATGGAATCGCACACTATGAGTTCTGAACTTAAATACGACCCTCTAATCGGACAATTTAATCTTTTGTACTTAGGAGCGAGCTAACAAATGCATAAGTGCAATGAAAGGTGTAAAACCTTCAAACTTTTACTATGCAGGTGGTGGAAGGATTTGGACATTCTTTCGAAAGTTCCTTATATGAAAGACCGTGTAGTTGAGTCTTATTTTTGGGGTGTGGCCATGGCTTATGAACCTCAGTACTCCTCAGTGTTGACTACGATGTTAGATGACACATATGATACTTATGCTCCACTTGAAGACCTAGAGATATTTACCCAAGTATTACAAAGGTACGTAAGGTTCGTATATATAATAACATAAACACACACGCACATTtgtcactacaacaaaaatgtcttttcgcagcgcgcaaattcgcttttcgcggcgcacattgcacgctgcaaagttgaaagctgttgaaagttcaagcacgccgttaatataAACTATTATTCGCGGCGCGCATACGCACGCTGTTGATAGTTATAGGATAACAGTTGctcattagcgacagtttaaatatTCCGTCGCTACTATTATCGAcggcttttatttttattccgtcgctatttagcgacatcatattttaaaaagcCGTCGCTATATTGCGACGGTGTTTCAAAAAtcctgtcgctaattagcgacggaattaaaataaaatccgtcgctaatcttgtaattacaataaaaaaaattacgtttacAATTtaataacacttaaaaatttactaaaaattgaaacaaaaaaacgtaccttaaatcgaaatttaaaaaaaaattgaaaaaaaaaacgtatcttaaatcgaaatttaaatgagagagaaaaattttactttgcgacggttttgttttACCGTCgcttttagcaacggttttttataaaaccgtcgctaatggcgacggttCTTAATTTGTCGCTAAAAACGACGTACGTTTCCCGTCGCTATGAGAGACGGTTATAATATAACCGTCGATAATttgaatttagcgacggttttacgataaccgtcgctaatttagcgacgtttataaataaactgtcgctaatataaatattgcgacggttttcaaaaaaaactgtcgctaaatattaacGGCGCACTTACCCCTGCACCctgtcgtttatataattttttaacggcacacataaacgcacgctgcgaatattacttatccgcggcgtgctttaaaatatccgcagcgtgcgtaGCGTGCGTTTCACGCCGTTGATACTatcaagtgcaataatatcaacagcgcacatatgagtGTACGCCGTTAAAAgaaatattcgcagcgtgcttttaatgcacgccgttgatgacgtgcggcagaaaatcatttttcttgtaatgtGTATACATATACACTCTATTTAGTGGAttaattttatacataaaatgGAGTTTATATAACATAAAGTCAACTGTTTATGACATTGGATAAAgaattcaactctttttttaaaaaaagataaagaATTCAAGTGTTTGAATGCGCAAaaggttgaaaattgtttggagctAGTTTCAGTTATTTCTAAACTTGAGGGTTTAATTTGAAGAGAAGAAGATGTCAAGGTTAATGTGTCGTGTGTAATGGTTTTTGAATGTGAGCtaaagtttcaaaaaaaaaaaagaaggaaggACTGATTGTAATTAAACAGAGCATTAGAATT encodes the following:
- the LOC140979192 gene encoding germacrene A synthase-like, giving the protein RDLYIXVKFDESIAELREEVRKMVMAKESKTTDKIVLIDNIQRLGLSYHFEKEIEEQLEQIFHEYSGSNFKAMESYDIFNTALLFRLFRQHGHNIPCGVFDKFKDTDNKFLTSLESDIKGLLSFYEATDVRIQGENVLEEAVAFTTSYLNNLTSQADFSVREKVSQTLEKSIHCGVPIVVARYYIPIYEKEESNDKLLVRLAKLNFRYLQNLYQKELSHLITWWKDLDILSKVPYMKDRVVESYFWGVAMAYEPQYSSVLTTMLDDTYDTYAPLEDLEIFTQVLQRYVRFVYIILDYSYVFCIGKINEIDCLPNYFKEIYQFVSRIYEDFDNEASKQGKYYAGSYYKETVKQLYMAYHTDANWYRRKRLPAFEEVLSLGVVTSTLFLLATSSFLNGPATAKDFEWLMSKPKIVVASAHVGRYWNDQASYEVRMYTHFIM